AACGACTGCAACTGAGCGTATTCTTTTCTATACAGGCCGTATTCACAAGATTGGTGAAACTCATGACGGCGGTTCACAGATGGACTGGATGGAACAAGAGCAGGAGCGTGGCATCACAATTACATCTGCTGCGACGACTGCCCAATGGAAAAACCATCGTATTAACATTATCGATACTCCGGGGCACGTGGATTTCACTGTTGAAGTTGAACGGTCCCTCCGCGTATTGGATGGAGCTGTTGCGGTTCTCGATGCCCAATCCGGTGTTGAACCACAAACAGAAACAGTTTGGCGCCAAGCAACGACTTATGGCGTACCGCGTATCGTCTTCGTTAACAAAATGGATAAAATCGGGGCTGACTTCATCTACTCACTGGGCACACTTTCTGACCGCTTAGGCGCTAATGCTGCGGCAATTCAGCTACCTATTGGTGCAGAAGATGAGTTTGAAGGTATCATCGACTTAGTCACAATGGAATCATTTGTCTATCTCGATGACTTAGGAACACGAAGTGAAGCTCGTGAAATCCCGGAAGAATACAAAGCACAAGCGGAAGAATACCGTGAAAAGCTTGTTGAAGCCGTTTCAGAACTTGATGAAGAACTGATGATGAAGTACTTAGAAGGTGAAGAAATCACCACAGATGAATTAAAAGCAGCGATCCGTAAAGGAACATGTGCTGTAGAATTCTATCCTGTGCTTTGTGGTTCAGCCTTTAAAAATAAGGGTGTTCAATTACTCCTTGATGCAGTAGTAGATTACCTTCCTGCACCAACAGATGTGGCTGATATTGAAGGCCATATCCCTGACACAGAAGAAAAAGTTGTCCGTAAATCTGGAGACGACCAACCGTTTTCAGCTTTAGCATTTAAGGTGGCAACGGACCCTTATGTAGGTAAGCTTACGTTCTTCCGAGTATACTCAGGTAAAGTTGATTCAGGTTCTTATGTGCGGAACTCTTCTAAAGGTAAACGTGAACGTATGGGACGTATCCTACAAATGCACGCCAACCACCGAGAGGAGATCTCCACATGTTACTCCGGTGACATTGCAGCAGGTGTTGGGTTGAAAGATACCACAACAGGTGATACCCTTTGTGATGAGAAAAACCTTGTTATTCTCGAATCAATGGAATTCCCTGAGCCTGTTATCTCGTTATCTGTAGAGCCTAAATCAAAAGCTGACCAAGATAAAATGGGGATGGCTCTTGCAAAGCTCGCTGAAGAAGATCCAACATTTAAGACACATACTGATGAAGAAACGGGACAAACGATCATCGCCGGTATGGGTGAACTTCACCTTGATATCATCGTTGACCGAATGAAACGTGAATTTAAAGTTGAAGCTAATGTGGGCGCTCCACAAGTTTCCTATCGCGAAACACTCCGCCAAGCGGCTAAATGTGAAGGGAAATTTGTTCGACAATCTGGTGGACGTGGTCAGTACGGGCACGTATGGATCGAATTCTCACCAAATGAAGAAGGCGCAGGCTTTGAATTTGAAGATAACGTCGTCGGTGGGGTTGTTCCTCGTGAATACATCGGTTCAGTAGA
The Salipaludibacillus sp. LMS25 DNA segment above includes these coding regions:
- the fusA gene encoding elongation factor G, whose product is MAREFSLEKTRNIGIMAHIDAGKTTATERILFYTGRIHKIGETHDGGSQMDWMEQEQERGITITSAATTAQWKNHRINIIDTPGHVDFTVEVERSLRVLDGAVAVLDAQSGVEPQTETVWRQATTYGVPRIVFVNKMDKIGADFIYSLGTLSDRLGANAAAIQLPIGAEDEFEGIIDLVTMESFVYLDDLGTRSEAREIPEEYKAQAEEYREKLVEAVSELDEELMMKYLEGEEITTDELKAAIRKGTCAVEFYPVLCGSAFKNKGVQLLLDAVVDYLPAPTDVADIEGHIPDTEEKVVRKSGDDQPFSALAFKVATDPYVGKLTFFRVYSGKVDSGSYVRNSSKGKRERMGRILQMHANHREEISTCYSGDIAAGVGLKDTTTGDTLCDEKNLVILESMEFPEPVISLSVEPKSKADQDKMGMALAKLAEEDPTFKTHTDEETGQTIIAGMGELHLDIIVDRMKREFKVEANVGAPQVSYRETLRQAAKCEGKFVRQSGGRGQYGHVWIEFSPNEEGAGFEFEDNVVGGVVPREYIGSVEQGVKESLDNGLLAGYPLIDVKARLFDGSYHDVDSNEMAFKVAASMALKEAKNKCNPVLLEPIMKVEVVVPEEYMGDIMGDITSRRGRVEGMDARGNAQIVRAMVPLAEMFGYATSLRSNTQGRGQYTMHFDHYEEVPKSVGEDIIKKSSGQ